TTAAGAACTCCACCCTTTATAGCTATCTGAAAATagtgtttaatatttttatatttcaatttctcAAATCACATCGtgtgaaattcaaatttagaatcttCTGTTTTGATATTATGATAAACGACTTAGGCCAACAATTAGGCCAATTACACAATGCATCGAGGTCAAGCCACGCGATTATTGGGCTAACTACAAATTAGGGTATGCAAAGTATGCTCTGATATTgcattaaataatataaataataatcatTTATCACTAAAAACTTAATTTAGAAGAGaacagtatttttatattttatatttaataataacttAAAGATAAGATAGTAATTGAAAAAACTAGAAGTTACTATCGTGCAATCTTGTATTAGCTGAATTAGATATCACATTATTAATTACAACAAACTATGCTGtacaaatagtaaatataaaaCTCATATTAATTTAgagtaaaaagaaaatagattCACAAAAAAAGCATAATGTATTTTTAGTTTtggctaattatttattatgattaaTATGAGACCCAttatattgataaaaaaaaaaaaaattgagtacaAAGAATGCATTCATAAattgaattataaataaaaattgagttatatattttgtgataaaaataaatttattagcccTATATGATActacataattatttataatttactaatttatagAAGCAAAAGTAATATTTGCGATATTTTATAACTTTGAGAGACACATTTCAAATTACCCCTAAATTCTATgggaataatatctaatatacctctcaaaatatttgaaatattttatataccctactatttttttgtttcaaatacaTCTATCATATATTTctccattattcaaaaataactccGCTGCTAATAAATATTAAGTCATCTCGGATTAAACTTGGATTAAGTTtctacataattaaaaaaagtcaaaatacctcTAACTTAACAGCAAATTAAAAGTGTTgatgacaataaaaaaaaaatatttaagagagaaaaatagtaatttaacaaaaataacgattatttttaataatttactaatagaatttaactccaCTATTTTCTTAGAAATCACTTGAAATGTCAATATTCTTaatatttgacttttaaaaaaaactggTAACTTctcatatgtatataaataattatctcaattttatATGCACGCAATAACTGTACTAAAGAAGACCAGCTTCTCTTAGTCCAAAAccaaataagtttttttatttcgaaaaaaaaaaaaaacaaacaaacaagcaAATTTTCATACAACTCTTCTTCTCTCCGTATTATTATATAGCCCCGTGTGACGCCCCGTTTCTCTCGTTTCTTCAATCCCCCAGCCTCCCCCCGTCCACGGCTCCACCTTACATCTTCCATCcccaaaagcaaaaaagaagagaagcagACCGCCCAGCAGCGCGTCCCCATCCATCTGTCCGTCCGTCCGTCCGTCCGTCAGTCCTTCTGTCCCCGACAAAAACCGCCGAGCCGAAAGTCCGACTCCCACCTACCACTCCTTTCCTCTCTCACCAACCTCTCCTAAACCCTCCTCCTCATCTCCCCTCCCCCTGCAGCCTACCCAAAACCCAACCATCATAACCACCTTCATTTCTTTTCAAACGGTTGGTGGCAGACGCAGACGCAGACTCCGAAAAGCGATGAAAAAGCTCTACCACGGGAAGGCCGGCCGTCGGGTCCACCCGTCCGCTCCCCCGCCACCGCCGTCGGCGTCCCCAAAATTTCTGATTCAGCTGGCAGCCCTCCCCGCCGCCGTCCTGGCCCTGGCGGCCGCCCTCTCTCCCGAGGAGCAAGAAGTCCTCGCCTACCTCCtctccggcggcggcgaaggaggaggaggaggaaaagggcGGCGCCGCCGGCGCGGCGGAGGCGCCGTGCTCCACCCGCCGGAGCTGGGCTGCGGGTGCTTCGCCTGCTACAAGAGCTTCTGGGCGCGGTGGGACGCGTCGCCGAACCGCCACGTGATCCACCGCATCATCGACGCCGTCGAGGAGCAGGCCCTCGAGCCCCGCcgcgggcgccgccgccgcgggaaGTGCGGTAGCGCGcagcaccagcagcagcagcagcagcagcagccgctgGAGGCGGCGGCTGCGGAGGAGGACGGCGTTGAGGagacagcggcggcggccgaggagaAGGGGATTGCGATCGCCGATGATGAGCACGATGGCGACGATGATGGGGACGATGAAGATGACGACGATGATGCCGATGATGccgatgaagaagaagaagaagaagacgaagaagaagaaggagaagaaggggttGGTGGGGGGCTTAGCAACCGTGATGGTGAGAGCAAGAGCACGGTGAGGAAGTTTGTGAGTTTTATTGTGGACAGGGTTTGGGGAAACTGAAAACCTAAAGTGATGGTAGAAGGTCGAAATTagaattgaagtttttcctGGTTTGGAGATCAAGAAGGTCAgtttcctcttccttctttttttggCTAATTTTGGCAAGGAGAGGAGAGTTGCAAGTCGCAACTCCTTTCTCCTCTCTGTTGTGTAATATATTTAGATCCTGCTGGCTGAAATTagagaattaattaattcagGCCTACTTTTGCAATCTAAGTTGCCCTTTTGAtccatgtaaaaaaaaaaaggcggggATTGGAAAGCTTTTTCTATCTAATCTAATTTTGGTGAGGAGAGTTGTAGCTCCTCTCTgtttttgtaatatatttttctgcTGGCTGAAATAAGAAAATTCAGGCCTACTTTGCTCCAATATTAGCCTCTTTGGTACTTTGCTGcgatattttttttactccatttttgcccttttttttttgtctatgaATTGGACTTCTTGTGAAGATAATGCTAGCgagagaaaattttatatatttttttacagtgaataactagttttatctcttctttttttgttttttctttttttttaaaaaaaaaaatttagttttgagaGGAGGAAAAGAATGGAATGGGGATGGCATTGTTGTCATCCATTGCATCTTTCTAAAGAATCAATGTAAGTTGATAGATGAGAAGTTGATAGATGAGAAGATAGATGAAGAGGCTTGTGTCATATATAAATAGCTCAATAATCTCTCTAACTGTTAGAACAGTATAACACCATGTACTACTCCTCTCAACTATTCAATCTCATGTTCAATAGTTGTAGATAGAATCTTCATAATTGGTCCATTATTGTAAGTCGACCCAATTTTGTGCAAGTTAgatactcctttttttttttcttgaaaaattgCTTTGTACCtttaggtaccgtttggttggggaacaaggggggaataagcccttgttcccccctttgttcccaaacgctatGTTTGGCTTCCGGGAACAGTAGTTTTCGggaatctggaactagctggaataaggctggaactgctgttccacccgtttcctggaacaagcttgttccttgatgagaacaagattaattaaaatctaaatttaattttaatggcaataaattattaattaatctaattaatatatttaaattattatttattattttaataattaaataattaaataatttattatttataattaattattaataattagataataattattattaatttattatttataattaattattaataattaataatatttattaattttttattaataattattaataattattattcttaatgataatcgatattattattaatatattatttataattaataattaataattaatattattatttattaataattaattaataattattattcttaataattagataatcgatgttattattaatttattatttataattaattattaataattattattattatttattaataaatattaatattaattattattaataattagataatcaatattattaataatttattatttataattaattaataagaataattaataattattattatttattaataattaataataataataattattattaattagataatcgttattaataatttattatttataattaattattattattaattattatttataattaattattaataattaattttttatttatttttaagtaatatttttatgttaattaattacataatataattttaattgcaAATTATAAcgtttattcctcttgttccaatctaatcatccaaacactttTTACCTTATTCccaggaacaacccaattttcatccaaacgcaaaattggtctagttcctgcttatacctgaacttgtacctatccctagaactagcagttcttacttatacccgaaccaaacgcagccttactAGTTTTACAATTTCTTTTCTACAAATACAATAGTCTTGTGTTAGGCTTTTTTGttactataattatttttcttcttataaattaaattacttattttttctcttttgatgcTCTCTTTATTGGTAAGTGGTATATTGTAAGTTGGCACTAAATTATTGGCAATTTGTGACACTCCTCATATTTATAATACtcatatatatgagatatattatgattaaattttttaatctaattataaCATTTTGGATAGTTGTTCGGTTCAAATAATTAAGAGAACTAAATATATTAGAGTCAGAGCAGTTTTAGAATAGATGATTTCTTGAGAAGTGAAACGTCACAGGTGATATTAGGATCAATCAATAGCCACAAGTGTGAGATAAATCTAAGCTAAGTCAGAAAGGTCAGCTAAGTCGAAAAGTTTAAGAAAGTTAAGAATACTAGGGCTTAAATAGTCCTAATATAGATAATCTCGTAGAAAATGGGACGTCACAAAATTAATCATGTTGAATGTGTTTAAATGCTAATGATATTAATGGGTTCCCACTAAGCATGCACCAAATTATATAAAGCCTACTAAAGCTAACACAAAATACCTACCTTTCTACGAAAAAGTAAACCAAAAGCATCAATCCCCCCTCACTTTTCTAAATAATGTGTCACAACTCACAAGTTGCTTTTCTCTAGCCAATTACAAGGTGAAAGGTAAGGGACATTGGTAGGGAGCGCCCTCTTTGTTTGTTCTTGCATTGGGGAGAAGGTAGAAAAGCCAACAGAAGGGGGGCTTTGTAGAAAGGTGTGAGGACAAAAGCGGTAAGCACGATGTCCCGGAAAcattggtggtggtggtggtgggggcggcggcggcggcggcggcttcgGTATTACCAAAAGGAGTGAAAGGGAGACTCGGGAATTATTCCACACACCAAATGCATCATTTATTGTGTTATAAAATTCCATCATTATTACCGATCATTCCTACAGCAAGTGGCAAAATACttagtggttgatatccgaTACCCAAGTTCAaactctaattgattcatatttttagctaaatttatttctaaataaaataaacgaagcaagtagcgtgctacctatctctcaaaaaaaaaaaaaatttccattaTTATTTCTccagagtttaaaaaaaaaaatgtacgaaGATCTCCTAATTAAACTTTAGCGCcactattctaaattttttaattttgataattagacgacttaattttattaaatagtttaatagatcattttctttaatcaatgataaaaaaatatttttttattctaataaatGAAAGAGTTATACAATTGAAGATAAATGCACTCTATCCTTTAATCTTAATATTTAGATATCttaagtaaaaagaaaatatattttttttatattttaaagttataAAAAGTAATATGCAAGACATGCTATTATTAAAATAGCTATTCAATTAGTAACTTTATTCGAAATAGAGAcgcattaaattatttgataaaaatttagaattctaATTGCCAATTAGAAGTGCAAATTATTTTACGAGATCTTCGTACACTTTTGCAGATCTATGTGTCACGGACACTTCTGTAAGCCTAGCATATTCATGTCGGACACATGTCTGATGTGGACACTCATTGAACGCCCATTTAATACCGATCCATAACGCATACAactaatatacatataatatatatgagtccagctactatactcttatgaatatgatcgccctcgtactcataagttattttcgatgatagggctttcgaatcgacaatccataccgttaaatattatctagagcatttaaaacttctagaaattaaatttcataattttcgatatcatttaccttacgatcaaaagctcacaaaattgataatttttaacggccggtatgggatagtTGTTAGTTTAaaggtgtaaaagaattggaataggttgaagttttgatagaaaattctattcactacctagataaagattaataactccgatcttaaattgaagaatctgatcatccatttttaagacgtcgttcgattttgaccgtttattttatgtccgtttgatggactttattataattttgaaaaattacgaaatttattttttagaagtttcaaatactctagatcatatttaatggaatggattgtcgatttggaagccctataatcgaaaacaacttatgagaacgaagggcccaatactcataagagtatagtagccctactcatatatatactaatatatatattatatatatatatataatatattatatagtatatacatatatatatatataaacactaGGTTGAGCTAGAATATCGTCAACAGCACAaaaggttggtgcttttgagttttttaacccttggatggagaTAAGTAAGATTGGTGATGGTGGTAGTTGGTGGTAgggaaatagtatttgatcaaGGCTTTAGTAATCAGGAGTAGATCAAGGGCTAAAACTAATGAGCCACAGGTGATTACTTCTAAGAAGGATTTCTAGctaattatatactatatatatagagtccggctatggtatGTGTAAAAGCACTAAGCACTTGATCTTGTAAAATTTTTACGTTCAGGATATACACCTTTCTCCCGTTAGATTATTCTATTCAGATCAAGTCACCCACGTCAaacctagagggcccacatcatcctaaccgcacatcccttaatctaaGGGCGAAACTTACAAGCATCAATAGACTTGGGTACTTTAAAAAATGAAGCTAAATCTCTATACATATAGAGTCGACTACGGTATATCGTATGAGTAacgatcgtcctcgtactcataaatatgttttcgatgatagagcttccgaatcgacttAATCCACACCGCTTAAACTCTATTTAGGgcatttaaaactttagaaatcaatttcataattttcgacatcatttaaacttatgatcaaaagcttcaaaaaattacaatttttactGCGGTAAGAGATACTTTTCTAGCTTTAACGGTGATGAAAAGAATCGGATaggttgaattttatagaaaattctattcataccTTACATAAAGGATCAATAATCCAATAATCTTAAATTGGAAGGATCGATCATCCATACTTTTAAGACGCTCGTATCGATTTTGACCGTTAATTGTTATGCCTGTGCttaatggactttattatgatttcgaaaattatgaaattatattttctagaagtttccaAATTACTCTAGAtatatttaacgaagtggatcgtCAATTGGAAGATCCTCAtcgaaaaacaacttatgaagtATAAGGCCCATACTCATAAGATATAGTACCCTACTaggtaattatatataataatatatatatatatatatatatatatatattaatatattattatatattatataatatatactatataactaagctggaatactactcaatagcaccaattaTTGGATGCTATTTAGGTTTCGGCTGATAGATGAAAAGTTACAGTTACGATGATGGTAGGGTCATCTAGCGGTTAAGTGAGttattggttaaatagtataattaatagcgttaaaataataatggattaaatctaacggtggaaaagtGTTTTGGTAGTACTAAGCGCTTAGGTAGTATCGAttagtattccagccggactataatatatattagtatatatatagtaatatatagttatatataatatataatatatgctaCTTTACTATCAACCAACCGTTACTGTGTACTATTTGAACGTTTTCggcgttggatgaaaggatgtgaaGTGAGGATGATAgtgtccctagggttgagtgggtagtggTTGTTTATGTATAATCTAACTatgatggaaatgatcaaaggatcaGATCTAAACGGTAGAAAAGTCAATATACCGAaggcttgatactatcgatagtatagtagccggactctatatatatatatatatatatatagtggaactggtatgcttttggaagcacggagccctccttgcttccaagttgtttcaATGTTTCTCAGACTtttgaatcaacgatcggctcttGTTAGAGTtgctagagtatttgaagtatctagaaaataatttttactttttcgaTATATTTGATAGTGATCCGAAGGGGCCtcaagaataataattttaatggcgtggtgaagcatttgcaatttaccgcgtgtagaaatatccaatcacattgaaattttgatagaaaattcttataccatataaaacaaaatcaataacttgatttaaatcttttaattcatattatcatattttgtaagatttttattttcaaccgttgattttgagccacttcgatcgaCTTAGGCAGCATGactatcgaaaaatcacaaaatttaggTTTCTagtgtacttcaaatactctagaatcAAGTCACGGAGACCGTGTCGATTGAAAAGTTCGAATACGAGAAACAactttggaagcacggagcgctgtGTTTCCGAAGATATCAAacgcgcatatatatatatatatatattattatatatattattttaggatatagactgaaatactatcaatagcaccaaattattattgctattagattttctacccttggataaaaaaaatatacaggtagaatgatgtgggccccctaggtttgagtgagttattggtttaatagtataatctaacggataaaaatagtcaaagggttaaatctaacagcggaaaacttgatagcaccaaacgtttggtattatcgatagtatcacagccggacaatatatatatatatataagctggggctactatactcatatgagtatagatccCATTGTACTCATAACTTTTCGGCCGTTCAGacgaaaaaatgtacggttaggatgagagtCGTTACGACTAAGTTGAtagtgggccctctagggttgagtgggtggttggttgaatagtataatctaacgggtgaaaataattaaaaggtagATCAAGCGGCAAAAAACTTATTAGTACAAGAgcctctatactcataagagtatagtagccatactatatatatatatatatatatatacactacaacaaaaatggtctatagcgacacttttaaatgtcgatacaggtcaaaaaaattgttgttggctaaattagcaacacttttaaaaagtgttgctatatgtggggtcgctaggtatatagtgactgttaaagagtgtcgctataacctaaaaagagtgctgctaatttaccaacacttatttaagtatttagcaaccaccggaactctacctcgttggctgcggtggcggaggaggacgagaggaagggatcttcgtctaggatttcagtggattgagtgaggggagaagggaaaatggtaatcgatttttcttccttttttttttcttttctgtttgtaatcgggtcgaATGGGCCAGGTGGGGTGcgttgagtagagtaacattttatttttggttggatttggctttatatttaggcattagtagattttgtTTAAAGTTTTGGTATCAGTGGGACGCTTATagaaaagtgtcccaaacatgtgtccctataacctaattctgttgtagttatatatataaatatatatatagagtaggtctcccgtactttcgaaagtacggaggcctccgtgcttgtaagttgttatcgatgataggacatccgatttgacgatcggctccgttaggcataatctacgctgttgaaactatctagaaaccaaattttataatttttcgacttcatttaccaagcgatcaaagggtctcaaaattgactatttgaacggccgatgtggcacgtttttaagttcaacggtgtagaagtatccaaatgacgatgaaaaattttatagaattcttttcactatttagaataagacaGTATATCCAGATCttgattttaatattctttattgagtcatttttttataagattatttTCAGCGTTAAAATTTTAACACTACTGTTTGATAAGGTAATGATAGTCGaaacattaatttaaattttagttttaatactttcaatagtatagatcaactctaatggaGCGATCGTCGATATATGGAAGCCACGATCATCGAAAAAATTGGTAAGCAACGGAAGCGCCAGTGCTATGATAGTATTAGTAGAgcctacctatatatatataatactatatatagtcCTGCCGATATCTAATCGATAGTGAAGAGTATTTGTGCTATCATAGTTTTCTGCCGTTAATTTGGCCAGTCTTTTATCATTTCATCCGTTTCAGATTATACTATTCGAACTAACCACACCACTCAACCCCTAGGAGGCCAATTTCCTAACATGAATTCTTTTAATCCAACGCAAAAATTAATAGTGCAAAGTCATTTGGTGCTATTTACCGTTCGATTTATGACTATTCAACTAACAtgcaccactcaaccctagggccaACATTATCCTAACCATATATTCTTTTATCCAAATGCAAAAACTAAGTACACAAAGATCTGGTGCTGATTAATATATCtaagcctagttctatatatatatatatatattatctatataatatataatatatatatatatatatatacgaattAGGCTacttatactatctatagttaCCGGAGCTCGCgttactatagtcttgttttcgatgttaggcGTTTCAAATTAACATCCACACCGTTCATATGATTTTTAGGCGTAtatgatttttagaataaattttgtagttttttcgacatcgtttacttagtaataaattatatcaaacatATGACCGGtgattgaataatctttaaaatttgagcatagaacttttaaattcaaaatcaagaatgttaaccttaatctagatagcttaaaatattttctatcaaaatttgaagaaattcagattcttctataccgttaaactccaaactcgctatagtagcccttgaaaattaacaattttgaaattatttgatcataaagtaaactatgtcgaaaaaatataaaattttatgtctaaaaactttaaataccctagatcagttttaacggtgtggatcgttgatttgaataccctaaaatcgaaaacgagactatagtaccagagacccggtactatagatagtgtaggagactagctctttctctctctctctctctctctctctctctctctctctctctctctctctatatatatatatatatatatatagtaggtcttgtgtgctaccGTGCtctaagccgtttttgatgatggagcttttaaatcgacgatcggctccgttagatttgatttagcatatttgaaatatgtggaaaataaattttgcgatttttcgatatcatttacctaacaatcaaaaaagttcgaaatcaacaatttttaatgctTGATGTATgttgtttgcaagtttaacagtatagaagtattcaaatcagataaaattttgatagaaaatttttatactatttactgcaagattaatatctcttatcgaaaattttagtgctatattatcaattttttttgagatttttattttcagctattgattttgaaccctttcaatcactaggtaaatgatatcgaaaatttgcaaaatttatttgtcaaatactttaaataaattagattaagtttaacagAGTCGATTGCTGATTCagaagttccatcatcgaaaacgacttacgagcatggaggcctctgtgctcctaatagcacacaagacccaCTCTATATAGAGTTTggctaaaatattattgatagtatttgctttcttttgctattaaaattataggattatgatgatattagtcccttaaggcttcgtttggttcggatataagcaaaaactagttataccgggaataggtacaagtataaATTTTCGTAGAAACAaggatatttttttgtttggatgaaaatgtgagtataagctggaactagaaaaattgcgtttagatgaaaatgtgagtataaggtggaatagttggtaattataaatagaaaataataatattactaatttaaaatttaaaaactaaaaatatcatatttaaaatttaaaatttaaaaatatcaaatttaaaatttaggtgtTAGGATTGAGTGCtccctctaggattgagtggtcttcactaagttataatatttaattcagtggttagaaatgatcaaagaaattaatccaaaggttaaaaacatGATAGTAAAAGAGggtaaatactattaataatattctagtcCAACAAGAGGATATGATCGCTCGTAACGTGAAAGAGGTATGATTGAAATGTTTCTCCGTCGATTCTGCACACAGTTCATCAGGATCTCTCCATACCAAGAGGAAGGAGGTCGGACAGCAGTCTCCTTTGTATTGCAACGCTTACTAACACTGATACCAAACAGATCAACAACTACAATCTACATTACCCAATCAACACCAAGGCATGATACTGCATTTCATACAGCTTAATAATCCTTAGAaggatgcatgcctctaagcattCTTAGGCGCTGGATAGATGGCAATGCAGACAATAacacaaacatcctatttaaaagtgctgcCCAcgacggaagcttttgtttttgaaaaCTCTATTCTTCCATgtcataaaaaccattcgataaacctttt
The sequence above is a segment of the Ananas comosus cultivar F153 unplaced genomic scaffold, ASM154086v1, whole genome shotgun sequence genome. Coding sequences within it:
- the LOC109705916 gene encoding uncharacterized protein LOC109705916, with product MKKLYHGKAGRRVHPSAPPPPPSASPKFLIQLAALPAAVLALAAALSPEEQEVLAYLLSGGGEGGGGGKGRRRRRGGGAVLHPPELGCGCFACYKSFWARWDASPNRHVIHRIIDAVEEQALEPRRGRRRRGKCGSAQHQQQQQQQQPLEAAAAEEDGVEETAAAAEEKGIAIADDEHDGDDDGDDEDDDDDADDADEEEEEEDEEEEGEEGVGGGLSNRDGESKSTVRKFVSFIVDRVWGN